One window from the genome of Desulfobacterales bacterium encodes:
- a CDS encoding OB-fold domain-containing protein — MSIGHIETEIIDGKKASPVPFAPGFLTEPLDHINNIRLRGSRCRSCGITLFGTRYACENCCSRELESVVLSQHGKIYSFTVANFPPPPPYAGSSDPFIPYAIAWVDLPEGVRLISTLTDCEPENLKIGSDVELVINKGWTEKDGTEVISYAFKPV, encoded by the coding sequence ATGAGCATTGGACATATAGAAACCGAGATAATTGATGGAAAAAAAGCATCTCCTGTTCCCTTTGCGCCCGGGTTTTTGACGGAACCATTAGATCACATCAACAACATTCGATTAAGAGGGAGCAGATGCCGTTCCTGCGGCATCACTCTTTTTGGCACCAGGTATGCCTGTGAAAACTGCTGCTCAAGAGAATTGGAGAGCGTAGTCCTGAGTCAGCATGGGAAAATTTATAGCTTCACTGTTGCCAATTTCCCTCCGCCGCCTCCATATGCGGGATCAAGCGATCCATTTATTCCTTACGCCATTGCATGGGTGGATCTGCCCGAAGGAGTGCGGCTGATTTCGACATTGACAGATTGTGAACCTGAAAATCTGAAAATCGGGTCAGATGTCGAATTAGTTATAAACAAGGGGTGGACAGAAAAGGACGGAACCGAAGTTATCAGCTATGCATTCAAACCCGTTTAA
- a CDS encoding 2-hydroxyacyl-CoA dehydratase family protein, which translates to MTLDANTIIEELEYILTNKQTYLQKWKEKNKHPIIGYLCSYTPVEIIQAAGCLPVRFLSKPENIQESDKHLPHFTCFFIRSIVDEVLKGSADYLDGIVGCRTCDTTRICFDVLKKNTSISYQYFLQAPSNLQGAGVEDFWQEEMNLFAKDFEKFIAKKISKTDLNNAIDLYNQNRALIRQIYDLSKGEAIFISGVERINILLAGLIMPVEEHNRYLEKLLVALRQRDAKAATGLRIMVIGAALDKSNLHVVREIEKAGGSVVIDSSCVGSRNIMDDVGGNGDPMKRIADRYLHRVPCPTKVPVNLLFDDILKLAKSYKINGVVFLTQKYCDPHEISFPDLRDEFKKSNIPTLKIELGEAMSSVGQISTRISAFYEVIKGI; encoded by the coding sequence ATGACGTTAGACGCGAATACAATCATTGAAGAACTTGAATATATCCTAACAAACAAACAAACATATCTTCAAAAGTGGAAAGAAAAAAACAAACACCCCATTATCGGTTACTTGTGCTCCTATACTCCTGTTGAAATTATACAAGCAGCCGGGTGCTTGCCCGTACGTTTTCTAAGTAAACCTGAGAATATTCAGGAAAGTGATAAACACCTGCCTCATTTTACATGCTTTTTCATTCGCAGCATAGTCGATGAGGTTCTCAAAGGCTCAGCTGACTATCTTGATGGGATAGTAGGATGCCGGACTTGTGATACGACACGAATATGTTTTGACGTCTTGAAAAAAAACACTTCGATCTCTTATCAATATTTTCTGCAGGCTCCCAGCAATCTTCAGGGTGCCGGAGTAGAAGACTTTTGGCAGGAAGAGATGAATTTGTTTGCAAAAGATTTTGAAAAGTTCATCGCAAAAAAAATCTCCAAAACCGACCTGAATAATGCAATCGATCTCTATAATCAAAACCGAGCTTTGATAAGACAGATTTATGATTTAAGTAAGGGCGAAGCGATCTTTATCTCTGGTGTTGAAAGAATAAACATCTTGCTCGCCGGTCTGATCATGCCTGTTGAGGAACATAACCGCTATTTGGAAAAGCTTTTGGTCGCTCTCCGCCAAAGAGATGCAAAGGCGGCTACGGGACTTCGTATCATGGTTATCGGTGCGGCGCTTGACAAGTCCAATTTACACGTTGTAAGAGAGATTGAAAAAGCGGGTGGTTCTGTTGTTATTGATTCCTCGTGTGTCGGGTCACGAAATATCATGGATGACGTGGGCGGAAACGGGGATCCAATGAAAAGAATAGCCGACCGATATCTTCACCGGGTTCCATGCCCCACAAAAGTTCCCGTTAATTTATTATTCGACGATATCTTAAAGCTTGCAAAAAGTTACAAGATAAATGGTGTTGTTTTTCTTACACAAAAATACTGCGATCCCCACGAGATTTCATTTCCCGATCTTAGAGACGAGTTCAAAAAATCCAACATCCCGACGCTTAAAATAGAGTTGGGGGAAGCGATGTCTTCCGTCGGACAAATCAGTACACGCATCAGCGCATTTTATGAAGTTATCAAAGGAATATAG
- a CDS encoding acyl-CoA dehydratase activase, giving the protein MINLGVDIGSETLKAVIINNDTIISDVVIQSSDKAEVGYRKLIDQTLLKASLRVEDIDNEVFTGREKQSISFIRKSYSEPICHARGVKFLFPEARTILITGAHGSTAVSLGEGNKIKNFISSDKCAGATGMFLSPISKILQIPLQDFDAHAKKANQKVSISNACAVFAESEVISLIHSRISKEDIVAGIIDAISERLAGLFKRIKVNDQVVMTGGLARMQSLVQSMESKLGCRILVPGNPLITGALGAALLGGNSL; this is encoded by the coding sequence ATGATTAATTTGGGCGTTGATATTGGGTCGGAAACTCTGAAGGCCGTGATTATCAATAATGATACGATAATATCTGACGTTGTGATTCAATCCAGCGACAAAGCGGAAGTTGGTTACCGTAAATTGATTGATCAGACCCTACTAAAAGCATCGCTCCGCGTAGAGGATATTGATAACGAGGTTTTTACAGGTCGAGAAAAGCAAAGTATTTCTTTCATACGCAAAAGCTATTCCGAACCCATTTGCCATGCCCGCGGGGTGAAATTTCTTTTTCCTGAAGCAAGAACAATCTTAATTACTGGGGCCCATGGCAGCACCGCGGTCTCACTGGGAGAAGGTAATAAAATCAAAAATTTTATCAGCAGTGACAAGTGTGCTGGCGCTACGGGCATGTTTCTGTCGCCGATTTCGAAAATACTTCAAATTCCCTTACAGGATTTTGATGCCCATGCGAAGAAGGCAAATCAAAAAGTTTCGATTAGCAATGCATGCGCGGTTTTCGCCGAGTCTGAAGTGATATCTCTAATTCACAGTAGAATTTCAAAGGAAGATATAGTTGCCGGAATCATCGATGCCATATCTGAAAGATTGGCTGGTCTGTTCAAGAGAATAAAAGTTAATGATCAAGTGGTTATGACCGGTGGACTTGCCAGAATGCAAAGTCTTGTCCAATCAATGGAAAGCAAGCTAGGATGCCGTATCCTGGTTCCCGGAAACCCGTTAATCACCGGCGCACTAGGAGCTGCTTTGTTGGGGGGAAATTCTCTATGA
- a CDS encoding 2-hydroxyacyl-CoA dehydratase family protein translates to MTDKEGWSKLQKEKYDKTQPGEINFLESINKTQDYMAMYYGEGHRAKETGTNKISWITSSVPHELLFAFDVLPFLPEFSGVMASFEGKSTVYQEAAENFGYDIEVCSVARTNLGELILGRSKEEGALPAPDFLVATRHMCQTHLSWWEIYARHFNIPLYINELPYFQQKRNEPLQKHHEKYFVEGMKGLVRFLEKQTGKKFDIDKYREIVKLSNRAHDQWSEILEYGKITPAPYSDWDLYVPLMAMGNWRGLQMTVDLLDHILSEIRYRVENKIPALPNERFRLFFNGNPSWYNFQFVPAILAKRGGIFVASNTNYLFKDFSNIGSGSFEDIAIGTVQNYINQGLETKIEDTIQICTEHKVNGAIFQDNRGCRAFAFGFYDVMQALEDRLDIPTLVYESNSADLRFWSDEEISGKIEAYLDLLEQNLENA, encoded by the coding sequence ATGACTGATAAAGAAGGCTGGAGCAAATTACAAAAAGAAAAATACGATAAAACACAACCCGGAGAAATCAATTTTCTTGAGTCGATCAACAAAACTCAGGATTACATGGCTATGTATTACGGGGAAGGCCATCGGGCAAAGGAAACGGGAACTAATAAAATCTCCTGGATTACTTCCAGTGTGCCTCACGAATTGCTTTTCGCTTTTGATGTTCTTCCTTTTCTGCCGGAGTTTAGCGGCGTAATGGCATCGTTTGAAGGTAAGAGTACAGTATATCAAGAAGCTGCGGAAAATTTTGGCTATGATATTGAGGTATGTTCCGTAGCCCGGACCAACTTGGGCGAACTTATACTGGGCAGGTCAAAAGAGGAGGGGGCCTTGCCAGCACCGGATTTTCTAGTGGCAACCCGCCATATGTGCCAGACCCATCTATCGTGGTGGGAAATTTATGCCCGGCATTTTAACATCCCTCTTTATATTAATGAACTGCCGTATTTCCAACAGAAAAGGAATGAACCGCTTCAGAAGCACCATGAGAAGTATTTTGTGGAAGGCATGAAAGGATTGGTTCGATTTCTGGAGAAACAGACCGGGAAAAAATTCGATATTGATAAATATCGGGAAATTGTAAAGCTTTCTAACAGGGCACATGATCAGTGGAGCGAGATTCTGGAGTACGGAAAAATAACTCCGGCACCTTATTCAGATTGGGATTTGTATGTACCATTAATGGCAATGGGAAATTGGCGGGGACTTCAAATGACGGTGGATCTGTTGGATCATATTCTAAGTGAAATCAGATATCGGGTAGAAAATAAGATCCCCGCTTTACCCAATGAACGTTTCCGGTTGTTTTTCAATGGCAATCCATCTTGGTATAATTTTCAGTTTGTTCCCGCCATACTGGCCAAACGAGGCGGAATTTTCGTAGCGTCGAATACCAATTATCTTTTCAAAGACTTCAGCAATATTGGTTCTGGTTCCTTTGAAGATATTGCCATAGGAACAGTTCAGAATTACATCAATCAAGGGCTGGAAACAAAGATCGAAGATACAATTCAAATTTGCACCGAACATAAGGTTAATGGCGCAATCTTTCAGGACAATCGCGGATGCCGAGCATTTGCCTTTGGATTTTACGATGTGATGCAGGCGCTTGAGGATCGGTTAGACATACCCACGCTCGTATATGAAAGCAACAGCGCTGATTTACGATTCTGGTCTGATGAGGAAATCAGCGGTAAAATCGAAGCGTATCTTGACTTATTGGAACAGAACCTCGAAAACGCATAA
- a CDS encoding long-chain-fatty-acid--CoA ligase, whose protein sequence is MNSFIDFLALHASKQPDKLAVIFNDIKMTYRLLNERVCKLANALQKLGVRKGNRVAILLHNGNEIVEAVYASAKIGAVSISLNFRLVGRELVYIINDSDASVVIYGQEFSEIIDSIRPELDKVRNFILVGSDGNHSNTLSYEKLIQSNSAEEPHIQISLEDESSIIYTSGTTGKPKGVLRTHRANLWASLNQILEMGHRSKDIEMYVVPLFNVGFFNYLTPNIVAGATVIVARQFDPIDVLQKIQEEKVNRIFMVPIMWNRLMSEMDKHSYDVSSLKTASSGAASCPLSIKKKMEEYFPGIQIWEAYGLSEGGVTLLHPEDSIRKIGSVGKPTMTNEARIVDYQDNEVEANQIGEIIFRGPSIMKEYYKNPKATQDAFKSGWFHTGDLAKVDEEGFIYIVDRKKDMIVSGGENIYPKEIEEVLFMHPKIYEAAVIGLPDEKWGESVMAVVVAKPGEKLSPEEVVSFCQKNLASYKKPKFVEIVNSLPTNPSGKVVKHKLRSRFMEKYNSNR, encoded by the coding sequence ATGAACTCTTTTATCGATTTTCTTGCCTTACATGCCAGTAAGCAACCAGATAAATTGGCAGTCATTTTCAATGATATTAAAATGACTTACCGCCTTTTAAATGAGAGGGTTTGCAAATTAGCCAATGCTCTTCAGAAGTTGGGGGTAAGAAAGGGTAATAGAGTTGCTATACTGCTTCATAATGGAAACGAGATAGTCGAAGCGGTTTACGCCTCTGCGAAAATCGGAGCGGTATCCATTTCCCTGAATTTCAGGTTAGTTGGGCGGGAGCTTGTCTATATTATAAATGATAGTGATGCTTCTGTAGTCATTTATGGGCAGGAATTTAGTGAAATTATCGATTCCATCAGGCCCGAATTGGATAAAGTTCGAAATTTCATTTTGGTTGGATCTGATGGAAATCATTCTAACACGTTAAGTTATGAAAAACTTATCCAGAGCAATTCTGCCGAAGAACCCCACATCCAGATTTCTTTGGAGGATGAATCTTCCATTATTTACACCTCTGGAACCACAGGAAAGCCAAAGGGGGTTCTCAGAACCCATAGAGCGAACCTGTGGGCATCATTAAATCAGATTCTGGAAATGGGGCATCGGTCAAAAGATATTGAAATGTACGTCGTACCTTTATTCAATGTGGGTTTTTTTAATTACCTTACACCTAACATAGTTGCTGGCGCCACCGTAATTGTCGCCAGGCAGTTCGATCCCATAGATGTGCTTCAGAAAATACAGGAGGAGAAAGTTAATCGGATTTTCATGGTCCCCATCATGTGGAATCGTTTAATGTCGGAAATGGACAAGCATAGCTATGATGTCAGCTCACTTAAGACCGCATCCTCAGGGGCCGCCAGCTGTCCTTTATCCATCAAAAAAAAAATGGAGGAGTATTTTCCGGGAATTCAGATTTGGGAGGCTTACGGTCTATCGGAAGGCGGGGTCACATTGCTTCATCCCGAAGACAGTATTCGAAAAATCGGTTCTGTTGGCAAACCTACGATGACAAATGAAGCAAGAATTGTCGATTATCAGGACAATGAAGTCGAAGCTAACCAGATTGGTGAGATCATATTCCGGGGCCCAAGCATAATGAAGGAATATTACAAAAACCCTAAGGCAACGCAGGATGCATTTAAAAGCGGGTGGTTTCATACCGGTGATTTAGCCAAAGTTGATGAAGAAGGTTTTATCTATATCGTCGATCGTAAGAAAGACATGATCGTCAGTGGTGGTGAAAACATTTATCCCAAAGAGATAGAGGAAGTCCTGTTTATGCACCCCAAAATTTATGAAGCGGCTGTTATCGGCTTGCCCGATGAGAAATGGGGCGAATCGGTCATGGCGGTGGTGGTTGCCAAGCCTGGAGAAAAGCTGTCTCCTGAAGAGGTGGTCTCTTTTTGCCAAAAAAATCTTGCTAGTTACAAGAAACCAAAGTTCGTCGAAATTGTAAATTCTTTGCCTACTAATCCTTCCGGTAAAGTGGTCAAGCATAAACTGAGGAGCCGTTTTATGGAAAAATACAATTCAAACAGATAG
- a CDS encoding thiolase family protein: MTESAIIIGVGIHKFGRFDGKHYSELGLTAVEMALADAGMNIRDIQAVFCSTVFLPMSVGVRVMNHFGRTGIPIVDVEAACAAGVSCLDMAQTAIKAGKYDAVLALGVEKMPRGFMNPELIFERWQCLMGLSQNPAYWAMNARRHMHDYGTTIEQIAKVAEKNHRNSVNNPYSMYQKEFPIDAILKSPVINDPIRLLMVCAPNEGAAAAIVCNERTARKFSQKPIKIAACVHRVSQFPLTQVAAFCATPTANPTVHALAAKDAYEEAGVGPDQIDFAEVQDTDAFCEIEAYEELGFCPKGRGGELIDQGITEIGGKIPVNASGGLISKGEPVGASHLGQVFELVKQIRGEAGTRQINNAKVGLAHVYGAHGHCGVTILKS, from the coding sequence ATGACGGAATCTGCTATTATAATCGGAGTTGGAATACATAAATTCGGCCGTTTTGATGGCAAGCATTATTCAGAACTGGGTTTGACTGCCGTGGAAATGGCCCTTGCTGATGCCGGAATGAATATCAGGGATATTCAAGCAGTATTCTGCTCAACGGTTTTTCTGCCAATGTCCGTTGGGGTTAGAGTTATGAATCATTTCGGTCGAACCGGAATACCAATCGTGGATGTCGAGGCGGCATGTGCGGCGGGCGTTTCGTGCCTCGATATGGCGCAGACAGCTATAAAAGCAGGAAAATATGACGCTGTTCTTGCATTAGGCGTTGAAAAGATGCCCAGGGGCTTTATGAATCCGGAATTGATATTTGAAAGATGGCAGTGCCTGATGGGCCTGAGCCAAAATCCAGCATACTGGGCAATGAATGCCAGGAGGCATATGCATGATTACGGCACCACAATCGAACAGATTGCGAAAGTTGCGGAAAAAAATCATCGAAACAGCGTGAACAACCCCTATTCAATGTATCAAAAAGAGTTTCCGATAGATGCCATTCTCAAGTCTCCCGTGATTAACGATCCCATTCGGTTACTTATGGTTTGTGCGCCAAATGAAGGCGCCGCAGCCGCAATAGTCTGCAATGAAAGGACGGCCCGTAAATTTTCGCAGAAACCGATTAAGATTGCCGCATGTGTTCATCGGGTTTCTCAGTTTCCATTAACGCAAGTGGCAGCCTTTTGCGCCACTCCGACAGCAAATCCAACCGTCCATGCTTTGGCTGCGAAAGACGCCTATGAGGAGGCCGGGGTCGGGCCGGATCAAATCGACTTTGCTGAGGTTCAGGATACGGATGCATTCTGTGAAATCGAGGCATATGAAGAGTTGGGATTCTGCCCCAAAGGCCGAGGAGGGGAGTTAATTGATCAGGGCATTACAGAAATCGGCGGAAAAATTCCGGTTAATGCGAGTGGGGGATTAATTTCCAAGGGCGAACCAGTGGGCGCTTCACACCTGGGGCAGGTTTTTGAACTAGTAAAACAGATCAGAGGCGAGGCTGGAACTCGCCAGATCAACAATGCAAAAGTAGGGCTTGCCCATGTTTACGGGGCACATGGGCACTGTGGAGTAACTATTTTGAAAAGCTAA
- a CDS encoding aldehyde ferredoxin oxidoreductase family protein has product MENKKKWYGWAGTLLNIDLTKSEIKKEPLDPEMAVNFIGGDGLGSKLLYDRLTPGTDPLDPGNLFILSTGPLSGTLFPSSGRLSAVFKSPMTGLIGLSNAGGYFGPELKWAGYDAIIISGRAEKPVWIWIDNDNVEIRDAAEMWGKDTWQTIERIEETIDDNTISTVTIGPAGENLVAYGLALVNRSRGLGKGGSGAVMGSKNLKAIAVRGSKGVRIHDPDKFEELNWQIRENLKKAPNYTLWSKFGTMAFYPILDEVQGALPVCNFQEGTFPEGSKALSPDTFIKEIEALPNESCFGCPIQCGHYMRVKSGKYAGTHLEGIEYYAQFVFGPNLGVPDWGFVVKCHEVANRLGLQFSVGHLMSWAAELYQRGILTKEECDGLELTWGNEDVFLELMRKIAYRDGIGDVLACSYEEAANRIGKDSQKYQPIITKLDTSECPRARYDVALSHLISNRGGDHNKALPYFNWMTTPEYVNALLPGTPEKTGDMYSVDGKPELIDYSENVHAILDSLPTCLFASFTMTPDGGGTLEEYAEILSAGTGVRYTKNDLLQVGRRISVMERSFNVREGFDRSLYQMSEKFYETAFPDGAQKGVKADKKIIDKLVDDFLTRKGFDPKTGYPRMDVLKDLGLKNVADQLKKMNRLAGQHEEDNVSM; this is encoded by the coding sequence ATGGAAAACAAAAAAAAATGGTACGGCTGGGCCGGAACATTACTCAATATAGACCTGACAAAAAGTGAAATTAAAAAGGAGCCGCTTGATCCGGAAATGGCAGTCAATTTTATAGGCGGCGATGGCTTGGGAAGCAAACTGCTGTATGATCGACTGACACCGGGCACAGATCCGCTGGACCCAGGAAATTTATTCATACTTTCGACAGGTCCGCTCAGCGGTACGCTGTTCCCGTCGAGCGGCAGACTCTCAGCCGTTTTTAAATCACCCATGACCGGTTTGATCGGGCTTTCAAATGCCGGGGGGTATTTCGGCCCAGAACTGAAATGGGCCGGGTATGATGCCATCATCATATCCGGCAGGGCTGAAAAGCCCGTTTGGATATGGATCGACAATGACAATGTCGAAATTCGGGACGCTGCCGAAATGTGGGGTAAAGATACATGGCAGACAATCGAAAGAATAGAAGAAACCATAGATGATAATACAATTTCAACTGTTACCATAGGCCCTGCCGGCGAAAATCTGGTTGCTTATGGCCTCGCACTGGTGAATCGATCGAGAGGTTTGGGCAAAGGCGGGAGCGGTGCAGTAATGGGTTCAAAGAACCTCAAAGCGATCGCGGTCAGAGGTTCCAAAGGCGTTCGAATTCATGACCCGGATAAGTTTGAGGAGCTGAATTGGCAGATTCGCGAAAATCTGAAAAAGGCTCCGAATTATACCCTCTGGTCGAAATTTGGGACAATGGCGTTTTACCCCATTCTTGACGAAGTACAAGGTGCCTTGCCTGTTTGCAACTTCCAGGAGGGGACTTTTCCGGAAGGAAGCAAAGCGCTGAGTCCGGATACATTTATCAAGGAGATCGAAGCGTTGCCGAATGAAAGCTGTTTTGGATGTCCGATCCAATGCGGTCATTACATGCGAGTTAAATCAGGCAAGTACGCGGGAACCCATCTCGAGGGGATCGAGTACTACGCGCAGTTCGTGTTTGGTCCCAATCTAGGCGTACCGGATTGGGGATTTGTCGTTAAATGTCATGAAGTGGCTAACCGGCTGGGGCTTCAATTCAGTGTGGGGCATCTCATGTCATGGGCCGCTGAACTTTATCAAAGGGGTATTTTGACCAAAGAGGAATGCGATGGGCTGGAATTGACCTGGGGCAACGAAGATGTCTTTTTGGAATTGATGCGAAAAATTGCCTACCGGGACGGCATCGGCGACGTGCTTGCGTGTTCATACGAGGAGGCGGCGAACAGGATCGGGAAAGATTCTCAGAAATATCAGCCCATCATTACGAAATTGGATACAAGTGAATGTCCCAGGGCCAGATATGATGTTGCCTTGTCGCATTTGATCAGCAACCGGGGAGGGGACCATAACAAGGCGCTTCCATATTTTAACTGGATGACCACCCCGGAATATGTAAATGCATTGTTGCCTGGCACTCCAGAGAAAACAGGTGATATGTATAGTGTCGACGGAAAGCCTGAATTGATTGATTATTCTGAAAATGTACACGCAATTCTTGATTCATTGCCGACTTGTCTGTTTGCTAGTTTTACAATGACCCCGGATGGGGGCGGTACCCTGGAAGAATATGCTGAAATTTTAAGTGCAGGAACCGGTGTCAGGTATACAAAGAACGATTTATTGCAGGTGGGCAGAAGAATATCCGTTATGGAACGGTCCTTCAATGTTCGTGAGGGTTTTGATAGGTCACTGTATCAGATGAGCGAGAAATTTTATGAAACCGCTTTTCCCGATGGCGCGCAAAAAGGCGTAAAGGCGGATAAGAAAATCATCGATAAACTGGTAGATGATTTTTTGACCAGGAAAGGGTTTGATCCAAAGACCGGCTATCCCAGGATGGACGTTTTAAAAGACTTGGGATTAAAAAATGTAGCCGATCAACTGAAGAAAATGAACCGGCTGGCAGGCCAGCATGAGGAAGACAATGTTTCGATGTGA
- a CDS encoding acyl-CoA dehydratase activase: MITAGIDIGSSSAKIVIMKNNEIIGHAVIPTQPDSVATSKAILEEGLSKSNLTRRNLKYIVATGYGRVNVPYSDEYITEISCHSRGAHWFFPSVRTILDMGGQDCKAIRCNDRGQVTNYMMNDKCAAGTGRFLEIISDTLEIPLEEIGPLSLKASGTIPISSVCAVFARQEIISSLKRGESKENILLSLFESIATRVMGLVYKVGIESDFMVTGGIAKNIGILNRIQNKIKDVNTLACENPQIVGALGAAVFAHEHIDRLFSGN; this comes from the coding sequence ATGATTACAGCCGGTATAGACATTGGCTCTTCAAGCGCAAAAATCGTTATCATGAAAAATAATGAAATAATAGGTCATGCCGTAATCCCTACTCAACCGGACAGCGTTGCCACCAGTAAGGCAATTTTGGAAGAGGGATTAAGTAAATCCAATCTGACAAGACGGAATTTGAAATATATTGTGGCAACAGGGTACGGGCGTGTAAATGTGCCATACAGTGACGAATACATAACCGAAATTTCCTGTCATTCCCGAGGCGCGCATTGGTTTTTTCCCAGTGTGCGAACGATATTGGATATGGGTGGCCAGGATTGTAAAGCCATTCGTTGCAATGACCGGGGGCAGGTCACAAATTACATGATGAATGACAAATGCGCAGCGGGCACGGGCCGATTTTTGGAAATCATTTCGGATACACTGGAAATACCATTGGAAGAGATAGGGCCGCTGTCACTTAAAGCAAGCGGTACCATTCCCATTAGTTCGGTTTGCGCGGTTTTTGCCCGGCAAGAAATCATTTCATCACTGAAAAGAGGCGAATCGAAGGAAAATATTCTGCTAAGCCTTTTTGAGTCTATTGCGACACGTGTGATGGGGCTGGTTTATAAAGTCGGCATCGAATCCGATTTTATGGTTACTGGCGGAATAGCTAAAAATATCGGGATATTGAACCGTATTCAGAATAAGATCAAGGACGTCAATACCTTGGCATGTGAGAATCCTCAGATAGTAGGTGCGCTGGGGGCGGCTGTTTTCGCACATGAACATATTGATCGATTGTTTTCAGGCAATTAA
- a CDS encoding 4Fe-4S dicluster domain-containing protein → MRKIIMMDPNKCGGCRTCEMVCSWSHEKGVINPRRARISVIKNEAEGVNIPFMCLQCDDPYCKKVCPRDAIEIDEKSGAKIVNHDKCIRCKLCMIACPFGGISFDQMSSKMIKCDLCLDPGTPQCVKWCPKEALTFVDMDKVGVIKKQRGVQKLMDISAIDTEKILSIPADI, encoded by the coding sequence ATGAGAAAAATAATAATGATGGACCCCAATAAATGTGGGGGATGCAGGACCTGTGAAATGGTCTGCTCATGGTCTCATGAAAAAGGCGTGATTAACCCGCGAAGGGCAAGAATCAGCGTGATTAAAAATGAGGCTGAAGGGGTCAATATTCCCTTTATGTGTCTTCAATGCGATGATCCCTACTGTAAAAAAGTATGCCCGCGAGATGCTATTGAAATAGATGAAAAAAGTGGTGCCAAAATAGTTAATCATGACAAATGTATCCGCTGCAAGCTCTGCATGATTGCCTGTCCATTCGGCGGTATATCTTTCGATCAAATGAGTTCAAAAATGATTAAATGTGATTTGTGTCTGGATCCGGGCACTCCCCAATGTGTTAAATGGTGCCCTAAAGAGGCGTTGACCTTTGTAGATATGGATAAGGTAGGTGTGATTAAGAAACAAAGGGGCGTGCAGAAGTTAATGGATATATCGGCGATTGATACTGAAAAAATTCTTTCTATACCGGCTGATATTTAA